A window of Polaromonas hydrogenivorans contains these coding sequences:
- a CDS encoding VIT and vWA domain-containing protein, protein MEPTLSPNTRAARWLWLATASLATVCFIALSASSAQAQDNASAPRLKTESPYFFVKSDTPGVDALPLKSTSVDVQISGVIADVTVTQRYKNEGQRAIEARYVFPASTRAAVYGMNVRLADRLITADIREKQQARIEYDAAKKEGKTAALLEQHLPNVFEMNVANILPGDDVKVELRYTELLIPQSGNYQFVFPTVVGPRYNSAQSSQAQAKWVAQPYLPAGQASATAFDIKVKLATPIAIKEVSSGSHSIDVTKDGDERAAVSLRSGGQPGNNRDFILDYRLAGERIESGVMLYKGQGAEGASGENFFLAMIEPPKQVATQAINPRDYIFVVDISGSMHGFPLDTAKTLMRELIGKLRPSDTFNVLLFSGSNRFLSPASVPATQANIEQAVRTIDEMGGGGGTELIPALKRVYAEPKAADVSRTVVVVTDGFVTVEREAFELVRRNLSQANLFSFGIGSSVNRHLMEGLARAGMGEPFIITQPSEAKAQAERFRKLIESPVLTSVKLRFEGLDVYDVEPAQLPDVLGERPVVVFGKWRGDINGKAQGQVIIDGQSASGPYRNAVTVPAQNGQNTAALRYLWARHRIASLSDQEALEGGDAQRQRITALGLQYNLLTQYTSFLAVDQLVRNLQPQDVTGVNQPSPLPQGVSNLAVGEVSIGAEVPGTPEPATWGAVIVLLSVLALLARRERRAARGNSRQNAARFTA, encoded by the coding sequence ATGGAGCCCACACTTTCCCCGAATACCCGCGCCGCGCGCTGGCTCTGGCTTGCCACCGCCAGCCTGGCGACGGTCTGTTTCATCGCGCTGTCGGCCAGCAGCGCGCAGGCGCAGGACAACGCCAGCGCGCCCCGGCTGAAAACCGAAAGCCCGTACTTCTTCGTCAAGAGCGACACGCCCGGCGTGGACGCGCTGCCGCTCAAATCCACCTCGGTCGATGTGCAGATTTCCGGCGTGATTGCCGATGTCACCGTCACCCAGCGTTACAAGAACGAAGGCCAGCGCGCCATCGAGGCGCGCTATGTCTTTCCCGCTTCGACGCGCGCCGCCGTCTATGGCATGAACGTGCGGCTGGCCGACCGGCTGATCACCGCCGACATCCGCGAAAAGCAGCAGGCGCGCATCGAATACGACGCCGCCAAAAAGGAAGGCAAGACCGCCGCCTTGCTGGAGCAGCACCTGCCCAATGTGTTCGAGATGAACGTCGCCAACATCCTGCCCGGCGACGACGTGAAGGTCGAGCTGCGCTACACCGAACTCTTGATTCCGCAGTCGGGCAACTACCAGTTCGTGTTTCCTACCGTGGTCGGCCCGCGCTACAACAGCGCGCAATCCAGCCAGGCGCAGGCGAAATGGGTAGCCCAGCCCTACCTGCCGGCGGGGCAGGCGTCGGCGACGGCGTTTGACATCAAGGTCAAGCTGGCCACGCCCATAGCCATCAAGGAAGTGTCTTCCGGCTCGCACAGCATCGACGTGACCAAAGACGGCGACGAGCGCGCAGCCGTGTCCCTGCGCAGCGGCGGCCAGCCCGGCAACAACCGCGACTTCATCCTCGACTACCGGCTGGCCGGCGAGCGCATCGAGTCGGGCGTGATGCTCTACAAGGGGCAGGGCGCCGAGGGCGCCAGCGGCGAGAACTTCTTCCTCGCCATGATCGAGCCGCCCAAGCAGGTGGCGACGCAGGCCATCAACCCGCGCGACTACATCTTCGTAGTCGATATCTCGGGCTCGATGCACGGCTTTCCGCTGGACACGGCCAAGACCTTGATGCGCGAGCTGATCGGCAAGCTGCGCCCCAGCGACACCTTCAACGTGCTGCTGTTCTCGGGCAGCAACCGCTTTCTGAGCCCCGCATCGGTCCCGGCCACGCAGGCCAATATCGAGCAGGCGGTGCGCACCATCGACGAGATGGGCGGCGGTGGCGGCACCGAGCTGATTCCGGCGCTCAAGCGCGTGTATGCCGAACCCAAGGCGGCCGACGTGTCGCGCACCGTGGTCGTGGTGACCGACGGCTTCGTCACGGTCGAGCGCGAAGCCTTCGAGCTGGTGCGCCGCAACCTGTCGCAGGCCAATTTGTTTTCGTTCGGCATCGGCTCGTCGGTCAATCGCCATCTGATGGAAGGCCTGGCGCGCGCCGGCATGGGCGAGCCCTTCATCATCACCCAGCCGTCGGAGGCCAAAGCCCAGGCCGAGCGCTTTCGCAAGCTGATCGAGTCGCCGGTGCTGACCAGCGTGAAGCTGCGCTTCGAGGGCCTGGACGTGTATGACGTGGAGCCCGCGCAGTTGCCCGACGTGCTGGGCGAGCGCCCGGTGGTGGTGTTCGGCAAATGGCGCGGCGATATCAACGGTAAAGCGCAAGGTCAGGTCATCATTGACGGCCAGAGCGCCAGCGGCCCGTACCGCAACGCGGTGACCGTGCCAGCGCAAAACGGCCAGAACACGGCCGCGCTGCGCTACCTGTGGGCGCGCCACCGCATCGCCAGCCTGTCGGACCAGGAAGCGCTGGAAGGCGGCGACGCGCAGCGCCAGCGCATCACCGCGCTGGGCCTGCAGTACAACCTGCTGACGCAGTACACGAGTTTCCTGGCGGTTGACCAGCTGGTGCGCAACCTGCAGCCGCAGGACGTCACCGGCGTGAACCAGCCTTCGCCGCTGCCGCAGGGCGTGAGCAACCTGGCGGTGGGCGAAGTGTCCATCGGCGCCGAAGTGCCCGGAACGCCCGAGCCCGCCACCTGGGGCGCGGTGATCGTGCTGCTGTCGGTGCTGGCCCTGCTGGCGCGGCGCGAGCGCAGGGCAGCGCGCGGCAACAGCCGCCAGAACGCTGCCCGGTTCACGGCCTGA
- a CDS encoding type II toxin-antitoxin system VapB family antitoxin, with the protein MRTTLTIDDHLFAKALALAEPGMEKSELIRECVKAFIQRQIARRLAALGGQAPDIELAPRRREEAI; encoded by the coding sequence ATGCGCACGACGCTCACCATCGATGACCATCTTTTTGCCAAGGCGCTTGCCCTGGCCGAGCCTGGAATGGAGAAGTCCGAGCTGATTCGTGAATGCGTCAAGGCGTTCATCCAGCGCCAGATCGCTCGCCGGCTGGCAGCCCTGGGCGGCCAGGCGCCTGACATTGAGTTGGCGCCCCGTCGCCGTGAAGAGGCTATCTGA
- the creC gene encoding two-component system sensor histidine kinase CreC → MTKRNRIFIGILLIYAAGIALMLYSVVADIDPRYRESAEESLVETSHLLAGLVEQDVRAGAIDTARLEPLFKALYAREFHARIYSVSKTRVEMRAYVTDRQGRVLFDSLGKSAGADFSQWHDVGLTLEGRYGARSTRDVKDDPRTSVMYVGAPIRWNNEIIGVASVGKPVTSFGQFVSAAREKTLYVGLVSVLAVLLLAVIVSVWLVRPFGLISDYVRYVRAQRSFSFPRLGRRALGALGAAYDEMRDALAGRNYVADYVQTLTHEVKSPLSAIRGAAELLQEPGMPQAERQRFLANITREAGRIQEMVDRMMELTALETRRSLDSVQPVALKPLLEELASAAQDVARLRNIRIEVDAPEDAAVEGDAFLLRRAVSNLLDNAVDFSPEGSQVVLSLHLAARTVRVQVRDRGPGIPDYAQDKVFEKFYSLARPHSRKKSTGLGLAFVKEIASLHHGRIELVNADGGGALATLSLPRLAG, encoded by the coding sequence TTGACCAAGCGCAACCGCATCTTCATCGGCATCCTGCTGATTTACGCGGCGGGCATCGCCCTGATGCTCTACAGCGTCGTGGCCGACATCGACCCGCGCTACCGCGAGTCGGCCGAGGAGTCGCTGGTCGAAACCTCGCACCTGCTGGCCGGCCTGGTCGAGCAGGACGTGCGCGCCGGCGCCATCGACACGGCGCGGCTGGAGCCGCTGTTCAAGGCGCTGTATGCGCGCGAGTTTCACGCGCGGATCTATTCAGTCAGCAAGACCCGCGTCGAGATGCGCGCCTACGTCACCGACCGGCAGGGCCGGGTGCTGTTCGACTCGCTGGGCAAGTCGGCCGGCGCCGATTTTTCGCAATGGCACGATGTCGGCCTGACGCTCGAAGGCCGCTACGGCGCGCGCTCCACGCGCGATGTGAAGGACGACCCGCGCACCTCGGTGATGTACGTGGGCGCGCCGATCCGCTGGAACAACGAGATCATCGGCGTCGCCAGCGTCGGCAAGCCGGTCACCAGCTTCGGCCAGTTCGTCTCGGCGGCGCGCGAGAAAACCCTGTACGTCGGGCTGGTGTCGGTGCTGGCGGTGCTGCTGCTGGCGGTGATCGTCTCGGTCTGGCTGGTGCGCCCGTTCGGTTTGATCTCGGACTACGTGCGCTATGTGCGCGCCCAGCGCTCGTTCAGTTTTCCCCGGCTGGGGCGGCGCGCGCTCGGCGCGCTCGGCGCGGCCTACGACGAGATGCGCGACGCGCTGGCCGGGCGCAACTACGTCGCCGACTATGTGCAGACGCTGACGCACGAGGTCAAAAGCCCGCTGTCGGCGATTCGCGGCGCGGCCGAGCTGCTGCAGGAGCCCGGCATGCCACAGGCCGAGCGCCAGCGTTTCCTGGCCAACATCACGCGCGAGGCCGGCCGCATCCAGGAAATGGTGGACCGCATGATGGAGCTGACCGCGCTGGAGACGCGCCGCTCGCTCGACAGCGTGCAGCCCGTGGCCTTGAAACCGCTGCTGGAAGAACTCGCCAGCGCCGCGCAGGACGTCGCCCGGCTGCGCAACATTCGCATCGAGGTCGATGCGCCCGAAGACGCGGCGGTCGAGGGCGATGCCTTCCTGCTGCGCCGCGCCGTCAGCAACTTGCTGGACAACGCTGTGGACTTTTCACCGGAGGGCAGCCAGGTCGTGCTGTCGCTGCACCTGGCCGCGCGCACCGTGCGCGTGCAGGTGCGCGACCGGGGGCCGGGCATTCCCGACTACGCGCAGGACAAGGTGTTCGAGAAGTTCTACTCGCTGGCCCGCCCGCATTCACGCAAGAAAAGCACCGGACTGGGACTGGCGTTCGTGAAGGAAATCGCGTCGCTGCACCATGGGCGCATCGAGCTGGTCAATGCGGACGGCGGCGGGGCGCTGGCTACGCTGTCGCTGCCGCGCCTGGCGGGGTAG
- the creB gene encoding two-component system response regulator CreB — protein MLNKPRILVVEDESGIADTLQYVLATDGFAPVWCSTAGQALREFSAGLPALVILDIGLPDLNGFELFKRLQALPGGAQVPMLFLTARSDEIDRVVGLELGADDYIAKPFSPRELVARVRGILRRSVRPPPAAPLLDAPPPAPGAAPLTLRAAPAATPFALDEERRQIRFYGRVLELSRYEYGILRLLVLRPGRVFTRDELFDQVWTERSGSLDRTIDAHIKTLRAKLKAVAPHTEPIRTSRGTGYALSEALPAQKH, from the coding sequence ATGCTCAACAAGCCCCGCATCCTGGTCGTCGAAGACGAATCCGGCATCGCCGACACGCTGCAATATGTCCTGGCGACCGATGGCTTCGCGCCGGTCTGGTGCAGCACCGCCGGGCAGGCGCTGCGCGAATTTTCGGCCGGGTTGCCGGCCTTGGTCATCCTCGATATCGGCCTGCCCGACCTCAACGGCTTCGAGCTGTTCAAGCGCCTGCAAGCCTTGCCCGGCGGCGCACAGGTGCCAATGCTGTTCTTGACCGCGCGCAGCGACGAGATCGACCGCGTGGTGGGGCTGGAGCTGGGCGCCGACGACTACATCGCCAAACCCTTTTCGCCGCGCGAGCTGGTGGCTAGAGTGCGCGGCATCCTGCGCCGCAGCGTGCGCCCGCCGCCCGCCGCGCCACTGCTTGACGCGCCACCGCCAGCGCCGGGCGCCGCCCCCCTGACCCTGCGCGCCGCGCCCGCCGCCACGCCGTTCGCGCTCGACGAGGAGCGCCGCCAGATCCGCTTTTACGGCCGGGTGCTGGAGCTGTCGCGCTACGAATACGGCATCTTGCGGCTGCTGGTGCTCAGGCCCGGCCGCGTCTTCACGCGCGACGAGCTGTTCGACCAGGTGTGGACCGAGCGCAGCGGCAGCCTGGACCGCACGATTGACGCGCACATCAAGACCCTGCGCGCCAAGCTCAAGGCCGTGGCGCCGCACACCGAGCCGATACGCACCTCGCGCGGCACGGGCTACGCGCTGAGCGAAGCGCTGCCGGCGCAGAAGCATTGA
- a CDS encoding alkene reductase, with translation MPSLFDPVQAGDLQLANRIVMAPLTRNRAPDAIPTPLMAEYYAQRATAGLLITEATAISHQAQGYADVPGLYGTEQLDGWKRVTGAVHDAGGKIVVQLWHVGRVSHNELQPGGGKPVAPSAITARTKTVLIKDGAPVFVPTSEPRALDAEELPEIVHTYRAAALNAVETTGFDGVEIHGANGYLLDQFLKNGSNQRTDDYGGPIRNRARLLLEVTRAIVDAIGGGRTGIRLSPVTLANDAFDSDPQPLFEHVVKQLARLDLAYLHIIEGATGGARDLPERPFDYAALKAAYRAAGGKGAWMVNNGYDKAMAEQAVKDGADLVAFGKPFIANPDLVQRLRSNAPLNQPDPATFYGGGAEGYTDYPDHEELVN, from the coding sequence ATGCCCTCTTTATTCGACCCCGTCCAGGCCGGCGACCTGCAGCTTGCCAACCGCATCGTCATGGCGCCGCTGACGCGCAACCGCGCGCCCGATGCCATTCCCACGCCGCTGATGGCCGAGTATTACGCCCAGCGCGCCACGGCCGGCCTGCTCATCACCGAAGCCACGGCCATCAGCCACCAGGCGCAGGGCTATGCCGATGTGCCCGGCCTGTACGGCACCGAGCAGCTCGACGGCTGGAAGCGCGTGACCGGGGCGGTGCATGATGCGGGCGGAAAAATCGTGGTGCAGCTCTGGCATGTGGGCCGCGTCTCGCACAATGAACTGCAGCCGGGCGGTGGCAAGCCGGTCGCGCCCTCGGCCATCACCGCCAGGACCAAGACCGTGCTGATCAAGGACGGCGCGCCGGTCTTCGTGCCCACGTCGGAGCCGCGCGCGCTCGACGCCGAAGAACTGCCCGAGATCGTCCACACCTACCGGGCTGCCGCGCTCAATGCGGTCGAAACCACCGGCTTTGACGGCGTCGAGATCCACGGCGCCAACGGCTACCTGCTCGACCAGTTCCTCAAAAACGGCTCCAACCAGCGCACCGACGACTACGGCGGCCCCATCCGCAACCGCGCCCGCCTGCTGCTCGAAGTCACGCGCGCCATCGTCGATGCGATTGGCGGCGGCCGCACCGGCATTCGCCTGTCGCCGGTCACGCTGGCCAACGATGCGTTCGACAGCGACCCGCAGCCGCTGTTCGAGCATGTGGTCAAGCAGCTGGCCAGGCTGGACCTGGCCTACCTCCACATCATCGAAGGCGCCACCGGCGGCGCGCGCGACCTGCCCGAGCGTCCGTTCGACTACGCAGCGCTGAAGGCGGCTTACCGCGCCGCCGGCGGCAAGGGCGCCTGGATGGTGAACAACGGCTACGACAAGGCCATGGCCGAGCAGGCCGTGAAGGACGGCGCCGACCTGGTCGCCTTCGGCAAACCGTTCATCGCCAACCCGGACCTGGTGCAGCGCCTGCGCAGCAACGCGCCGCTCAACCAGCCCGATCCGGCGACGTTTTACGGCGGCGGCGCCGAAGGCTACACCGACTACCCGGACCACGAAGAGCTGGTGAACTGA
- a CDS encoding DUF1328 domain-containing protein: MIKYAIIFAVISLIAGALGFSGVAAGAAGIAKVLFGLFLILAVIFIVLAALGVGAAKKMMK; the protein is encoded by the coding sequence ATGATTAAATATGCGATTATTTTTGCCGTGATTTCGCTGATTGCCGGTGCCCTGGGCTTTAGCGGCGTGGCGGCGGGTGCGGCGGGCATTGCCAAGGTGCTGTTCGGCCTGTTCCTGATTCTGGCCGTGATCTTTATCGTGCTGGCCGCGCTGGGCGTGGGCGCCGCCAAGAAAATGATGAAATAA
- a CDS encoding transglutaminase-like domain-containing protein, whose amino-acid sequence MHTSLLDCLLEYEVSGPAHFLFNIEAAFHEGQEVVEERLTITPSMKVRHFCNERSGNRFIRLDAPKGILSVNYHARVQLHSAPVPLHLDESPVTALPDEVLHDLMPSRYCESDSMRRIALQLFGHLPQGMGRVRAVESWIHESIEYQPGFTQSTTTAQDVFVQRVGVCRDFAHLGITLCRALNIPARLVVGYVHFAEPPQDFHAVFEAWLDGRWVLFDATRSAPIDRLVRIGTGRDAKDVAFATIFGDVKMLRKDITVEEGDMPPADDSEAAQPLAAGTAGL is encoded by the coding sequence ATGCATACCTCTTTGCTTGACTGCCTGCTGGAGTACGAGGTCAGCGGCCCGGCTCATTTCCTGTTCAACATCGAGGCGGCCTTTCACGAGGGCCAGGAGGTTGTCGAGGAGCGGCTCACCATCACGCCGAGCATGAAGGTGCGCCACTTTTGCAACGAGCGCAGCGGCAACCGCTTCATCCGGCTGGATGCGCCCAAGGGCATCCTGTCGGTCAACTACCACGCCCGGGTGCAGCTGCATTCGGCGCCGGTGCCGCTGCACCTGGATGAATCGCCGGTGACTGCCCTGCCCGACGAGGTGCTGCATGACCTGATGCCCAGCCGCTATTGCGAATCGGACTCGATGCGCCGCATTGCGCTGCAGCTGTTTGGCCACCTGCCGCAGGGCATGGGCCGGGTGCGCGCAGTTGAAAGCTGGATTCACGAATCGATTGAATACCAGCCCGGCTTTACCCAGTCCACCACCACGGCGCAGGATGTGTTCGTGCAGCGCGTCGGCGTGTGCCGCGATTTTGCGCACCTGGGCATCACGCTGTGCCGGGCGCTGAACATTCCGGCGCGGCTGGTGGTGGGCTATGTGCATTTTGCCGAGCCGCCGCAGGACTTTCACGCCGTGTTCGAGGCCTGGCTGGATGGCCGCTGGGTGCTGTTCGACGCCACCCGGTCGGCGCCCATCGACCGGCTGGTGCGCATCGGCACCGGACGCGACGCCAAGGACGTGGCCTTTGCGACGATTTTTGGCGATGTGAAGATGCTGCGCAAGGACATCACGGTCGAGGAGGGCGATATGCCGCCGGCCGACGACAGCGAAGCCGCGCAGCCGCTGGCTGCCGGCACGGCCGGGCTCTGA
- a CDS encoding VTT domain-containing protein, with amino-acid sequence MDMTPITDALKHDAAWVVFANVLLQQLGLPVPAVPTLLVAGSLAASSGQAGQLLAAAVLASVIADCIWYLAGRAFGYRVLSGLCKLSINPGSCVSETEGRFVRWGAWSLVVAKFVPGFSIVAPPIAGSLRMALPSFLAAAGLGAALWAGAAIFLGWLLRGEVQAALETLSRHGGTALAIVAMFLGAWLLWKMWQKYRFEKMAAIPHITPAELLKALASSQPPLLLDFRGAALIAQDGPLEHATPAQLDSLHQAVGDWPREHPIVTLCACPHDATAVHAARALMKLGYTCVSPLKGGYEAWLKLEREAGNMALMAGKR; translated from the coding sequence ATGGACATGACCCCGATCACCGACGCCCTCAAGCACGACGCCGCCTGGGTCGTGTTTGCCAATGTGCTGCTGCAGCAGCTGGGGCTGCCGGTTCCGGCTGTGCCGACCCTGCTGGTCGCCGGCAGCCTGGCCGCCTCTTCGGGCCAGGCCGGACAACTGCTGGCGGCCGCCGTGCTGGCCTCCGTCATCGCTGATTGCATCTGGTATCTGGCGGGGCGCGCGTTTGGCTATCGCGTGCTGTCCGGCCTGTGCAAACTGTCCATCAACCCGGGCTCCTGCGTCTCGGAGACGGAAGGGCGCTTTGTCCGCTGGGGCGCGTGGTCGCTGGTGGTCGCCAAATTCGTTCCGGGTTTTTCCATCGTGGCGCCTCCGATTGCCGGCTCGCTTCGCATGGCGCTGCCCAGTTTCCTGGCCGCGGCCGGTCTGGGCGCTGCCCTGTGGGCGGGGGCGGCCATTTTCCTGGGCTGGTTGTTGCGCGGGGAAGTTCAAGCCGCCCTGGAAACCTTGAGCCGCCATGGTGGCACGGCGCTGGCCATTGTTGCGATGTTCCTGGGGGCCTGGCTGTTGTGGAAAATGTGGCAAAAGTACCGTTTCGAGAAAATGGCGGCGATTCCCCACATCACGCCAGCCGAACTGCTCAAGGCCCTGGCGTCAAGCCAGCCGCCGTTGCTGCTGGATTTTCGCGGCGCGGCCCTGATTGCCCAGGACGGCCCCCTCGAACACGCCACGCCCGCGCAGCTGGACAGCCTGCATCAAGCGGTCGGCGACTGGCCCAGGGAGCACCCTATCGTGACCCTGTGCGCCTGCCCTCACGATGCGACAGCCGTGCATGCGGCACGCGCCTTGATGAAACTGGGCTACACCTGCGTTTCCCCGCTCAAGGGCGGGTACGAAGCCTGGTTGAAACTGGAAAGAGAAGCCGGCAACATGGCCCTCATGGCGGGCAAGCGCTGA
- a CDS encoding methylglyoxal synthase, translated as MPMKIALIAHDRKKDDIVLLAREFAPFLSACQLMATGTTGRRLHDEAGLTVECLLSGPFGGDLQIGARLAVGDVDVVVFLRDPMTAQPHEPDINALVRACDVHNVPCATNLAGARILLRGLILQGCVHP; from the coding sequence TTGCCCATGAAAATCGCCCTCATTGCCCATGACCGGAAAAAAGACGACATCGTCCTGCTCGCCCGGGAGTTCGCGCCCTTCCTTTCGGCTTGCCAACTGATGGCGACCGGCACCACCGGGCGCCGGCTCCATGACGAGGCGGGCCTGACGGTCGAGTGCCTGTTGAGCGGCCCGTTCGGCGGCGACCTGCAGATCGGCGCGCGGCTGGCCGTCGGCGACGTGGACGTGGTGGTCTTTCTGCGCGACCCGATGACCGCCCAGCCGCACGAGCCGGACATCAATGCGCTGGTTCGCGCCTGCGACGTGCACAACGTGCCCTGCGCCACCAACCTGGCCGGCGCGCGCATCCTGCTCAGAGGACTGATCCTGCAGGGTTGCGTTCACCCCTGA
- a CDS encoding TRAP transporter substrate-binding protein, producing MTFLRRTVIAAAAAAALSASFSALAQDIKPRLIRFGYGLNEASNQGRAAKVFADEVAKASGGKMKVRAIGAAALGPDTQMQQALIGGAQEMMVGSTATLVGITKEMALWDTPFLINNTKEADALLDGPIGDKIKDKLQEKGLVGLVYWENGFRNLTNSKRPVTKVEDLDGIKLRVMQNNVFLSSFKTLGANAIPMAFSELFGALETNTVDGQENPFNTILSSKFYEVQKYLTVTNHVYSPWIVLVSKKWWDQLSKTEQKVLMDAAKTSRDFERKDTREEASKAMADLKAKGMLVNELAPAEADRMRNKLTRVYAEIGTEVGMDVWIATQNELLKIRGKK from the coding sequence ATGACTTTTCTTCGCAGAACCGTGATTGCCGCCGCCGCTGCCGCGGCCTTGTCCGCTTCGTTTTCCGCGCTGGCGCAGGACATCAAGCCGCGCCTGATCCGCTTCGGCTACGGCCTGAACGAAGCCAGCAACCAGGGCCGCGCCGCCAAGGTGTTCGCCGACGAGGTCGCCAAGGCATCGGGCGGCAAGATGAAGGTGCGCGCCATCGGCGCCGCCGCGCTTGGCCCCGACACGCAGATGCAGCAGGCGCTGATCGGCGGCGCGCAGGAAATGATGGTCGGCTCGACCGCCACGCTGGTCGGCATCACCAAGGAAATGGCGCTCTGGGACACGCCCTTCCTGATCAACAACACCAAGGAAGCCGACGCCCTGCTCGACGGCCCGATTGGCGACAAGATCAAGGACAAGCTGCAGGAAAAAGGCCTGGTCGGCCTGGTGTACTGGGAAAACGGCTTTCGCAACCTGACCAACAGCAAGCGCCCGGTGACCAAGGTCGAAGACCTGGACGGCATCAAGCTGCGCGTGATGCAGAACAACGTGTTCCTGAGCAGCTTCAAGACGCTGGGCGCCAACGCGATTCCGATGGCGTTTTCCGAGCTGTTCGGCGCGCTGGAAACCAACACCGTCGATGGCCAGGAAAACCCGTTCAACACCATCCTGTCGAGCAAGTTCTACGAGGTGCAGAAGTACCTGACCGTCACCAACCACGTGTACAGCCCGTGGATCGTGCTGGTCAGCAAGAAGTGGTGGGACCAGCTCTCAAAGACCGAGCAGAAGGTGCTGATGGATGCCGCCAAGACCAGCCGCGACTTCGAGCGCAAGGACACGCGCGAGGAAGCCTCCAAGGCCATGGCCGACCTCAAGGCCAAGGGCATGCTGGTCAATGAGCTGGCGCCCGCAGAAGCCGACCGCATGCGCAACAAGCTGACCCGCGTGTATGCCGAAATCGGCACTGAAGTCGGCATGGACGTGTGGATTGCCACCCAGAACGAACTGCTGAAGATTCGCGGCAAGAAATGA
- a CDS encoding TRAP transporter large permease, translating to MSNEGLAFIVFSAGMLLLMGIGMNMGLALVLTGAGMAWVLGFWDTQLLAQNLVAGVDSFPLLAVPFFILAGELMNSGGISSRIIAMAQAWVGHIRGGLGFVAIAAAVMMASMSGSALADTAALATILLPMMRQQGYPMHTSAGLIASGGIIAPIIPPSMPFVIYGVTTNTSISALFISGIVPGIIMGVGLIIAWKLVLRKMDLPQGQPLPMKERLRATARAFWAMLMPIIIIGGMKSGVFTPTEAAVVAAFYALFVALFVHREMKLAEIHGVLVRAGKTTAIVMFLCAGAQVASYMITLADLPGTLTGWLGPLVESPKLLMAVMMLVLVIVGTALDLTPTILIFAPVMLPIAVKAGIDPVYFGLMFVLNGAIGLITPPVGTVLNVVAGVGRLPLHRVIQGVNPFLITYVLILVMFVIFPQIVTAPVAWMR from the coding sequence ATGAGCAACGAAGGTCTCGCATTCATCGTTTTTTCAGCCGGCATGCTGCTGCTCATGGGCATCGGCATGAACATGGGCCTGGCACTGGTCCTGACCGGCGCCGGCATGGCCTGGGTGCTCGGCTTCTGGGACACCCAGCTGCTGGCGCAGAACCTGGTCGCTGGCGTGGACAGCTTTCCGCTGCTGGCCGTGCCGTTTTTCATCCTGGCCGGCGAACTCATGAACTCGGGCGGCATCAGCAGCCGCATCATCGCCATGGCGCAGGCCTGGGTCGGCCACATTCGCGGCGGGCTGGGCTTCGTGGCGATTGCCGCTGCCGTGATGATGGCCAGCATGAGCGGCTCGGCGCTGGCCGACACCGCCGCGCTGGCGACCATCCTGCTGCCGATGATGCGCCAGCAGGGCTACCCGATGCACACCTCGGCCGGCCTGATTGCCTCGGGCGGCATCATCGCGCCGATTATTCCGCCGTCGATGCCCTTCGTGATCTACGGCGTGACCACCAACACGTCGATTTCCGCGCTGTTCATCTCGGGCATCGTGCCGGGCATCATCATGGGCGTCGGCCTGATCATTGCGTGGAAACTGGTGCTGCGCAAAATGGACCTGCCGCAAGGCCAGCCGCTGCCGATGAAGGAACGGCTGCGCGCCACCGCCAGGGCCTTCTGGGCCATGCTGATGCCGATCATCATCATCGGCGGCATGAAATCCGGCGTGTTCACGCCGACCGAAGCGGCCGTGGTGGCCGCGTTCTACGCGCTGTTCGTTGCCCTGTTCGTGCACCGCGAGATGAAACTGGCCGAGATCCACGGCGTGCTGGTGCGCGCGGGCAAGACCACCGCCATCGTCATGTTTTTGTGCGCCGGCGCCCAGGTGGCCAGCTACATGATCACGCTGGCCGACCTGCCGGGCACGCTCACCGGCTGGCTCGGCCCGCTGGTCGAAAGCCCCAAGCTCTTGATGGCGGTGATGATGCTGGTGCTGGTCATCGTCGGCACGGCGCTGGACCTGACGCCGACGATTTTGATCTTCGCGCCGGTGATGCTGCCGATTGCGGTCAAGGCCGGCATCGACCCGGTGTACTTCGGCCTGATGTTCGTGCTCAACGGCGCGATTGGCCTGATCACGCCGCCCGTGGGCACGGTGCTCAACGTGGTGGCCGGCGTCGGCCGCCTGCCGCTGCACCGGGTGATCCAGGGGGTCAATCCTTTTCTCATCACCTATGTGCTGATCCTTGTCATGTTCGTCATCTTTCCCCAGATCGTCACCGCGCCTGTCGCGTGGATGCGCTGA